A portion of the Parasteatoda tepidariorum isolate YZ-2023 chromosome 5, CAS_Ptep_4.0, whole genome shotgun sequence genome contains these proteins:
- the LOC122270089 gene encoding uncharacterized protein, producing the protein MTELENQSVAHVAVKAPPFWKNNPALWFVRLEAQFDLAKITADITKFNHVLSAVESDILNSVSDLVLKPPENDKYEALKKRLVELHSESEASKIRTLLQGLELGDQRPSQLLTRMRSLAGDNVGDTLLKSLWLGGLPNGTQTILAALSEDLDQLATVADKINDLSIHQGVNSVAATSNSHTSRLEQQAAQLTQQVNELTAFVKRSRSPAPNHFRKRSSSRTRFKKFNDPANGKCFYHTNFSQNAKKCTQPCNFSTN; encoded by the coding sequence ATGACTGAACTTGAAAATCAGTCAGTCGCTCATGTTGCCGTCAAGGCGCCACccttttggaaaaataatccAGCGCTATGGTTCGTCCGTTTGGAGGCGCAATTCGATTTGGCTAAAATAACAGCTGATATAACCAAATTTAACCATGTGCTTTCTGCTGTTGAATCGGACATTTTAAATTCCGTTAGTGATTTAGTGTTAAAGCCCCCTGAGAATGATAAATATGAAGCACTTAAAAAACGTTTAGTAGAGTTACACTCTGAAAGCGAAGcatctaaaataagaactttacTCCAAGGTTTAGAGTTAGGGGACCAACGACCATCCCAGCTTTTAACGAGAATGCGTTCACTCGCAGGTGACAACGTAGGCGATactcttttaaaatcattgtgGCTTGGTGGGCTACCTAATGGGACACAAACAATTTTGGCCGCTCTCAGCGAAGATTTAGATCAGTTAGCCACTGTGGCAGACAAGATTAATGATCTCTCTATTCATCAGGGAGTTAATTCTGTTGCCGCTACTTCTAATTCCCACACCTCTCGATTAGAACAACAAGCTGCTCAATTGACACAGCAAGTTAATGAGTTAACTGCTTTTGTCAAAAGATCGCGTAGCCCAGCTCCAAATCATTTTCGCAAACGTAGCAGCTCTAGAAcccgttttaaaaaatttaatgatcctGCTAATGGCAAATGCTTTTATCACACTAACTTTAGCCAAAATGCCAAAAAGTGTACCCAGCCgtgtaatttttcaacaaactaG